Within the Nitrosococcus wardiae genome, the region CGCTCTAAAAATTGGAAAAAAAAGTGGTTTTTTTCATAGAATGCAGCTGCACTTTTTTCTACAAGAGAGTTTACTTGGAAAAGCTTCTCAAGTAGGTATGTTGTTAACAAGATTGAAATGGGAACAAAAAAAAATCATTCATGAAAAAATCCCCTATTCAAAAAACTAATCATGCAACTCCTTTAACTCAACATAAGCGAGTGCTTCTCGTTTCACCTCAACCATTCTATGAGACAAGGGGAACGCCGATAGCTGTGCGCCATATTCTAGTTGCGCTCGGCCAGTTGGGTTATAAAGTAGATGTAATTACATATCCAATCGGAGAAGAAATTGAACTTCCTTCTGTTAGGATTTTAAGAACTCCGAATCCATTTCGATTTCAATCTATACCAATTGGTTTCTCGTTTAAAAAATTATTTTTTGATGTAATGCTTACTGTTTTATTCTATAAACAGTTTCGTAGCAATTATTATTTGTGTGTCCACGTATTGGAAGAACTGGCTTTTCCAGTTGCTCTACTTGCAAATCAAAAAAAAGTGTTTGTTATTTACGATATGGCATCTTCATTGCCTGAGCAATTGTCCCATTCATTTTTTTTTAGTAATAAACTTTGCCAAAAAATACTTAAATATTTAGAAAAACAGCTTTTTGCTTATGTAGATTACATAGCATGTAGTGCTGGTTTAGCTACTTATATAAAGCAATCATGTCCTAGCGCACGAACTACAGAATGGTTTTTTCCTATATCCTCAAAAACACCGGATCCAAAATATATAAAAGAAATGCGGCGCAAGTTACAGCTATCCGATGGCAACCGCGTGGTTATGTATATTGGATCATTTGCAAAGTATCAAGGTGTCAATAACCTTATCGAAGCCGCTCAGCGAGTTACATCAAAATTTCCTCAGCTTGTTGTCTTCCTGATTGGCATAACCAAAGAAGAACAGTGGTCTTTTAGACAGTACACCAGAAAAGATCTAAGTCCACAGATC harbors:
- a CDS encoding glycosyltransferase family 4 protein, whose product is MKKSPIQKTNHATPLTQHKRVLLVSPQPFYETRGTPIAVRHILVALGQLGYKVDVITYPIGEEIELPSVRILRTPNPFRFQSIPIGFSFKKLFFDVMLTVLFYKQFRSNYYLCVHVLEELAFPVALLANQKKVFVIYDMASSLPEQLSHSFFFSNKLCQKILKYLEKQLFAYVDYIACSAGLATYIKQSCPSARTTEWFFPISSKTPDPKYIKEMRRKLQLSDGNRVVMYIGSFAKYQGVNNLIEAAQRVTSKFPQLVVFLIGITKEEQWSFRQYTRKDLSPQIRVIPRLPREEVNCLLALADVLVSPRLYGSNTPLKIMEYMASGKPIVASDIAAHRTILDDTRAVLVEPTIEGFTSGITRVLLDDNLAIRIGRAARVYAADAFNWCRFIRHVEKIYQEACLSS